One Aegilops tauschii subsp. strangulata cultivar AL8/78 chromosome 7, Aet v6.0, whole genome shotgun sequence genomic window carries:
- the LOC109755779 gene encoding pathogenesis-related protein PRB1-2, which produces MASSKSSLAMFALVIVMAVVAGVSAQNTPQDFVNLHNRARAADGVGPVTWDNSVARFAQDYANKRAADCRLQHSGGPFGENIFWGSGQSWTAANAVKSWVDEKRNYHLNSNTCDAGKVCGHYTQVVWRKSTRIGCARVVCAGNRGVFITCNYNPPGNFNGERPFLTLDAEAK; this is translated from the coding sequence ATGGCATCCTCCAAGAGCAGCCTTGCAATGTTCGCACTGGTCATAGTCATGGCCGTGGTGGCCGGCGTCTCGGCGCAGAACACCCCGCAGGACTTTGTCAACCTGCACAACCGCGCCCgcgcggcggacggcgtcggccCTGTGACGTGGGACAACAGCGTGGCCAGGTTCGCGCAGGACTACGCGAACAAGCGCGCCGCCGACTGCCGGCTGCAGCACTCCGGCGGGCCGTTCGGCGAGAACATCTTCTGGGGGTCCGGGCAGTCGTGGACGGCCGCGAACGCCGTGAAGTCGTGGGTGGACGAGAAGCGGAACTACCACCTCAACAGCAACACCTGCGATGCCGGCAAGGTGTGCGGGCACTACACGCAGGTGGTGTGGCGCAAGTCGACCCGCATCGGCTGCGCGCGCGTGGTCTGCGCCGGGAACCGGGGCGTCTTCATCACCTGCAACTACAACCCTCCGGGCAACTTCAACGGCGAGCGCCCGTTCCTCACCCTTGACGCCGAAGCCAAGTAG